In Drosophila suzukii chromosome Y, CBGP_Dsuzu_IsoJpt1.0, whole genome shotgun sequence, the following proteins share a genomic window:
- the LOC139353527 gene encoding uncharacterized protein translates to MEIQHTAPYTPQQNPTDRANRTIKTMVAQYIEDKQTTWDELLPELNLAINSSISESTGFSPAFIVQGREPRLPGALYDEVTPGPSQAPRSPEAKAEFLRDIFKVVQENTQRASLEQRKHYDLRRRAWRPTIGSLVFVKQHHLSRAADNFAAKLAPKYEGPYKTWRRTTRHTCGA, encoded by the exons ATGGAGATCCAACATACAGCACCTTATACTCCGCAGCAGAACCCGACAGATAGGGCCAATCGCACCATTAAAACGATGGTCGCCCAGTATATCGAGGACAAGCAGACGACGTGGGACGAACTTCTGCCCGAACTGAATCTGGCAATTAATAGCAGCATCTCAGAATCAACCGGATTCAGTCCAGCGTTCATCGTCCAAGGCAGAGAGCCACGACTCCCAGGAGCCTTGTATGATGAAGTGACTCCAGGACCAAGCCAAGCGCCACGTTCACCCGAAGCGAAAGCGGAATTCCTACGGGACATTTTCAAGGTAGTACAGGAGAACACTCAGAGAGCTTCGTTGGAGCAGCGGAAGCATTACGATCTCAGGCGACGTGCGTGGAGACCGACCATAGGATCGCTGGTCTTCGTAAAACAGCATCATTTGTCCAGGGCAGCGGATAACTTTGCCGCTAAGCTAGCACCCAAGTACGAGGGCCCGTacaaa ACATGGCGTCGGACAACCCGTCACACCTGTGGCGCATGA